The following proteins come from a genomic window of Streptomyces liliiviolaceus:
- a CDS encoding acetamidase/formamidase family protein, with amino-acid sequence MTTAVRRHLGATVDTTLWGRLPSGDDAPVLSVEPGEQITLDTVSHEGVMEDQGRDPVTFFGRHGVAPEDVLADTVAIASNAAHTPADGPHIVTGPIEIRGAEVGDYLAVHVDRLQPRTSYGVISSRHAKGLLPESFPSNSPLTSVFCSVLGLDGADPATALATLPLLPGATERPVRFPLAPFLGVMGVATPGPERLHSTPPGLHGGNLDISLLREGSTLYLPVQVPGAGFYAGDPHLAQGNGEIALTALEAPLRATLTFDVVPAARAAELFGAARGPVVRTPQFLVPTGLDPDLDEAVAACARNALEVLGASFGMAPELAYAYLSAATDFDISQVVDVVKGVHARIRLSDFALVEGGAW; translated from the coding sequence ATGACGACCGCCGTACGCCGGCACCTCGGTGCCACGGTGGACACGACCCTGTGGGGCCGCCTGCCCAGCGGCGACGACGCCCCGGTGCTCTCCGTCGAGCCGGGCGAGCAGATCACCCTGGACACCGTCAGCCACGAGGGCGTCATGGAGGACCAGGGCCGCGACCCGGTGACCTTCTTCGGCCGCCACGGAGTCGCCCCCGAGGACGTCCTGGCCGACACCGTCGCGATCGCCTCGAACGCCGCGCACACGCCCGCCGACGGCCCGCACATCGTCACCGGACCGATCGAGATACGGGGCGCCGAGGTCGGCGACTACCTGGCCGTCCACGTCGACCGCCTCCAGCCGCGCACCTCGTACGGAGTGATCTCCAGCCGCCACGCCAAGGGCCTGCTCCCCGAGTCCTTCCCCTCGAACTCCCCGCTGACCAGCGTGTTCTGCTCGGTGCTCGGGCTGGACGGGGCGGACCCGGCCACCGCGCTGGCGACCCTGCCGCTCCTCCCCGGCGCGACGGAACGGCCCGTCCGCTTCCCCCTCGCGCCCTTCCTCGGCGTGATGGGTGTGGCCACACCCGGCCCCGAGCGGCTGCACTCCACCCCGCCGGGGCTGCACGGCGGAAATCTCGACATCTCGCTGCTGCGCGAGGGCAGCACCCTCTATCTGCCGGTGCAGGTGCCGGGCGCCGGCTTCTACGCCGGGGACCCGCATCTGGCGCAGGGAAACGGCGAGATCGCGCTGACCGCCCTCGAAGCGCCGCTGCGCGCCACGCTGACGTTCGACGTCGTGCCCGCGGCGCGGGCCGCGGAACTCTTCGGCGCGGCTCGCGGACCCGTGGTCCGCACCCCGCAGTTCCTCGTCCCGACCGGCCTCGACCCCGACCTGGACGAGGCGGTCGCGGCCTGCGCCCGCAACGCCCTGGAAGTGCTGGGCGCGTCCTTCGGCATGGCTCCCGAGCTGGCGTACGCGTACCTGAGCGCCGCGACCGACTTCGACATCTCGCAGGTGGTGGATGTCGTCAAGGGCGTCCACGCCCGCATCAGACTCTCGGACTTCGCCCTGGTGGAAGGAGGTGCGTGGTGA